The following proteins are co-located in the Hydrogenophaga sp. RAC07 genome:
- a CDS encoding STAS domain-containing protein — MSKDDSNGGFLSKVVKFVRHPTTSWADLDTRQADRESEYSKAALKEMIERKRRNDFVRKREFDMLRKIRSREGTSPEGPGMRPSFFQSSLPSKPDDRAETLKKIDEIEAQMSMQWWKTKGPDSLVSTGSSLNPAAVNNSGGSPLKAKEEVPAATPDLQARKRQAQYDETEPAPLPVATGKAQFGAADTRNPTPVEQTHPSAAAKTPQGPSRTGLMAPTQPSELGSSHSVGGAFSASHFYSLDVQEIVQDPDVEEAAIRFANGDDAGAEQGLMEVLGEGGAKVDEIDDWLALFDLYRATGQLAPFESRAVDFVNRFSRSAPQWYDMPETVSSMTGKTFTPTASNNRAVWVSEAELDAHAVGTLQNVLLRAKQPWVLDWTPMESMDLKAARALLGIFTLWGDQDVELRFLGSAVFRDLLKHYTPSGRRDVEQLWWELRMAVLRVMNRPDEFELTALDFCVTYEVSPPGWEKPRCHVTSITADRSDDAGQSVLSEAVLEAVPSAYPSESPSEQPSEFNHLGLVELSGEIRGDPQATLDMLERRLMGADVLIISCRNLIRVDFSAAGTLLNWVSQHHAERRLVQFVDAHRLVSAFFHVIGITEYAKVVVRND, encoded by the coding sequence ATGTCCAAGGACGATTCCAACGGCGGCTTTCTCTCGAAGGTGGTGAAGTTCGTGCGTCATCCGACCACGAGCTGGGCCGACCTGGACACGCGCCAGGCCGACCGCGAGAGCGAGTACAGCAAGGCGGCGCTGAAGGAGATGATCGAGCGCAAGCGGCGCAACGACTTCGTGCGCAAGCGTGAATTCGACATGCTGCGCAAGATCCGCAGCCGCGAGGGTACGAGCCCCGAGGGTCCAGGCATGCGGCCTTCGTTCTTCCAGAGCAGCCTGCCCTCCAAGCCCGACGACCGTGCCGAGACGCTGAAGAAGATCGACGAGATCGAAGCCCAGATGTCGATGCAGTGGTGGAAGACCAAGGGCCCCGATTCGCTGGTGAGCACCGGTTCCAGCCTCAACCCTGCGGCGGTCAACAATTCGGGTGGCTCGCCGCTCAAGGCCAAGGAAGAGGTTCCGGCTGCCACGCCAGACCTCCAGGCGCGCAAACGCCAGGCGCAGTACGACGAGACCGAACCCGCTCCGCTGCCTGTGGCCACCGGGAAGGCGCAGTTCGGCGCCGCTGACACCCGCAACCCCACCCCGGTCGAGCAAACGCACCCCAGCGCAGCCGCCAAGACCCCTCAGGGTCCAAGCCGCACCGGCCTGATGGCGCCCACCCAGCCCAGCGAGCTCGGCAGCTCCCATTCCGTCGGCGGTGCGTTTTCCGCGTCGCATTTCTATTCGCTCGACGTGCAGGAGATCGTTCAGGATCCCGACGTCGAAGAAGCCGCCATCCGTTTCGCCAATGGCGATGACGCGGGCGCCGAACAAGGGTTGATGGAAGTGCTGGGCGAGGGCGGTGCGAAAGTCGACGAAATCGACGACTGGCTGGCTTTGTTCGACCTCTACCGTGCCACCGGCCAGCTGGCGCCCTTCGAGAGTCGCGCGGTCGATTTTGTCAACCGCTTCAGCCGTTCCGCTCCCCAGTGGTACGACATGCCGGAGACGGTGTCGTCGATGACCGGGAAGACCTTCACGCCCACCGCCAGCAACAACCGCGCGGTCTGGGTGAGCGAAGCCGAGCTGGACGCCCACGCGGTCGGCACATTGCAGAACGTCTTGCTGCGAGCCAAACAGCCCTGGGTGCTCGACTGGACGCCCATGGAATCCATGGACCTCAAGGCCGCGCGCGCCTTGCTGGGCATCTTCACGCTCTGGGGCGACCAGGACGTGGAGCTGCGGTTCCTGGGCTCGGCCGTGTTCCGTGACCTCCTGAAGCACTACACCCCCTCGGGCCGCCGCGATGTGGAGCAGCTCTGGTGGGAACTGCGCATGGCGGTGCTTCGCGTGATGAACCGGCCCGACGAGTTCGAGCTGACCGCGCTGGACTTTTGTGTGACCTACGAGGTGTCTCCGCCGGGCTGGGAAAAGCCGCGATGCCACGTCACGTCCATCACCGCAGACCGCTCGGACGATGCGGGCCAGTCCGTGTTGAGCGAAGCCGTGCTGGAGGCTGTGCCTTCGGCCTACCCGAGCGAATCTCCGAGCGAGCAGCCTTCTGAATTCAACCATCTCGGCCTGGTGGAGCTCTCGGGCGAGATCCGGGGCGACCCACAGGCCACGCTGGACATGCTGGAGCGCCGGCTCATGGGCGCCGACGTGCTGATCATTTCGTGCCGCAACCTGATCCGGGTGGACTTCTCTGCCGCGGGCACCTTGCTCAACTGGGTGTCGCAGCACCACGCCGAGCGGCGTCTGGTGCAGTTTGTGGACGCGCACCGCCTGGTGTCGGCCTTCTTCCACGTCATCGGCATCACCGAGTACGCCAAGGTTGTGGTCCGCAACGACTGA
- the hslV gene encoding ATP-dependent protease subunit HslV, with amino-acid sequence MESFHGTTIVCVRRQTPEGIQVAIGGDGQVTLGHIIVKGTARKVRKLHHDKVLAGFAGATADAFTLFERFEAKLEKHQGHLVRAAIELTRDWRTDRVLRRLEAMLAVADQSASLIITGNGDVLEPEHGIVAIGSGGAYAQAAAKALLDHTELSAEDIVRRSLGIAGELCIYTNMNHTVEVL; translated from the coding sequence ATGGAATCATTTCACGGAACCACGATCGTCTGCGTGCGTCGACAGACGCCTGAAGGCATTCAGGTCGCCATCGGTGGCGACGGCCAGGTCACCCTGGGCCACATCATCGTCAAGGGCACAGCCCGCAAGGTACGCAAGCTGCACCACGACAAGGTGCTGGCCGGATTTGCCGGCGCCACGGCCGACGCCTTCACATTGTTCGAGCGCTTTGAAGCCAAGCTGGAAAAACACCAGGGGCACCTGGTGCGCGCCGCCATCGAGCTCACGCGCGACTGGCGCACCGACCGCGTGCTGCGCCGCCTGGAGGCCATGCTCGCCGTGGCCGATCAGAGTGCCTCACTGATCATCACCGGCAACGGTGATGTGCTGGAGCCCGAACACGGCATTGTGGCCATCGGATCGGGTGGGGCCTACGCGCAGGCCGCGGCGAAAGCACTGCTGGACCATACCGAGCTCAGCGCCGAGGACATCGTTCGTCGCTCCCTTGGTATTGCGGGCGAGCTTTGCATCTACACCAACATGAATCACACGGTGGAGGTGCTCTGA
- the dksA gene encoding RNA polymerase-binding protein DksA: MPVARRSSSAGARQRPSPGSGRGITFQPSAMPTQVDAAQPRTPDPDQAPSGTERRPVVKAPATKSAKPAKSAAASAKGRSSAAKAAVPAARKPAAKSAAKVAVKPVSKSVAKPAAKAPAKVAVKPVAKAATKVAPKASKPVAKAAAKGPVKSKASAPTQKTASPVAKASPKAVAKTTAASKPVAVAKKAAAPVKPTPSRPPAVKPTPASSAKSKVQPAAKAAVPTVTTSAPRAAAAAPVSKVASAKKAPAPAPVVVEPTPRPLGKRAAKKVMMEQMTQAAVVPTHAPDAAKATFSHTNERAVMTPPVPSSIQKDPKRANNWKTLPADQLTDQDVQAMPDSEYMSDLQLAYFRRKLSQLKADMLANAGETTEHLREDTVVVPDPADRATIEEEHALELRTRDRERKLLKKIEQAIVRIDSGDYGYCEETGEPIGVGRLMARPTASLSLEAQQRRELKQKMFGD, translated from the coding sequence ATGCCGGTGGCCCGGCGGTCTTCCAGTGCAGGTGCTCGCCAACGGCCGAGTCCCGGTTCAGGGAGGGGTATAACCTTCCAACCGTCGGCCATGCCGACACAGGTTGATGCGGCCCAACCCCGCACACCGGACCCGGATCAAGCACCGTCAGGCACTGAGAGGAGACCCGTTGTGAAAGCCCCGGCTACCAAGTCAGCGAAACCAGCCAAGTCCGCAGCCGCGAGCGCCAAAGGGCGATCGTCGGCGGCCAAGGCGGCTGTGCCTGCAGCGCGCAAGCCCGCGGCCAAGAGCGCCGCCAAGGTTGCGGTGAAGCCGGTCTCCAAGTCGGTTGCCAAGCCCGCGGCGAAAGCCCCGGCCAAGGTGGCCGTGAAGCCTGTTGCCAAAGCGGCCACCAAGGTGGCGCCCAAAGCCTCCAAGCCCGTGGCCAAAGCCGCCGCCAAAGGCCCTGTCAAATCGAAAGCAAGCGCACCGACCCAGAAAACCGCTTCGCCTGTTGCGAAAGCCTCCCCCAAGGCAGTGGCCAAAACCACTGCTGCGAGCAAGCCCGTTGCCGTTGCCAAGAAGGCCGCTGCACCGGTCAAGCCCACGCCTTCCCGCCCACCCGCGGTCAAGCCCACTCCGGCGAGTTCCGCCAAATCCAAGGTACAGCCCGCCGCCAAGGCGGCTGTTCCCACCGTGACCACTTCTGCTCCCCGGGCGGCCGCCGCCGCCCCCGTCTCCAAAGTTGCCAGCGCAAAGAAGGCACCGGCTCCAGCCCCCGTGGTTGTTGAGCCCACGCCACGCCCATTGGGCAAACGCGCGGCCAAAAAAGTCATGATGGAGCAGATGACCCAGGCTGCGGTGGTCCCCACCCACGCGCCCGATGCTGCCAAGGCGACTTTTTCCCACACGAACGAACGTGCCGTCATGACCCCTCCCGTCCCTTCCTCGATCCAGAAAGACCCCAAGCGGGCCAACAACTGGAAGACCCTGCCCGCCGATCAATTGACCGATCAGGACGTGCAGGCCATGCCCGACAGCGAATACATGAGCGATCTGCAGCTGGCCTATTTCCGCCGCAAGCTGTCACAGCTGAAGGCCGACATGCTGGCCAACGCGGGCGAGACCACCGAGCACTTGCGCGAAGACACGGTTGTGGTGCCCGATCCAGCCGATCGCGCCACCATCGAAGAAGAGCATGCCCTGGAGCTGCGCACCCGTGACCGCGAGCGCAAGCTGCTCAAGAAGATCGAACAGGCCATTGTCCGTATCGATTCGGGCGACTACGGTTACTGCGAAGAGACCGGTGAGCCCATCGGTGTGGGCCGGCTGATGGCCCGCCCGACCGCCAGTCTGTCGCTTGAAGCCCAGCAGCGGCGCGAACTCAAGCAGAAGATGTTCGGGGACTGA
- a CDS encoding peptidoglycan D,D-transpeptidase FtsI family protein: MSRSINYSASPLLASKTPVWRSKFIVAALAVAFAGLAGRAAYVQVFGNDFFQRQGEVRFARTLELPANRGRVLDRNGLILASSVVAQSIWAIPEDVDRADPKLRQLAKLLEMPLADLRKRLAVEDKTFVWIKRQVDEPVAKEIAALGIKGFHQRREYKRQYPEGEAAAHVVGFTNVEDRGQEGVELAFNQQLSGKNGSRRVIKDRLGRVVEDVRDVVPPVDGPDLQLSIDSKVQYFAYQKLKEAVQTHKARAGSVVVLDTQTGEVLALANYPSYNPNRRVNLSGEQLRNRVLTDSFEPGSTMKPFITALALDKGMVTPNTPINTAPGRITIGGSTISDSHPNEVLTVAQVIQKSSNVGTVKLAMQMSPREMWETYAQAGFGQKPQVPFPGAVTGRLRPYKTWRPIEQATMSYGYGLSASLFQLAQAYTVFARDGELIPVTLQKSDEPVSGVRVFSEKNAVAVRTMLQMAAGPGGTGSRAQTMGYSVGGKSGTARKQEGKGYADKKYRSFFVGLAPVESPRIVVAVMVDEPGNGAYYGGLVAAPVFSETVQQTLRILGVQPDMSVKPQIVTDVVEESF; encoded by the coding sequence ATGAGCCGCAGCATCAACTACAGCGCCAGTCCGCTGCTGGCCAGCAAGACGCCGGTGTGGCGCAGCAAGTTCATTGTTGCGGCGCTGGCGGTGGCGTTTGCGGGACTCGCCGGGCGGGCCGCTTACGTGCAGGTGTTCGGCAACGACTTCTTCCAGCGCCAGGGCGAGGTGCGTTTTGCCCGCACGCTGGAGCTGCCCGCCAACCGCGGCCGCGTGCTCGACCGCAACGGCCTCATCCTGGCCTCCAGCGTGGTGGCACAAAGCATCTGGGCGATTCCCGAAGACGTGGACCGCGCCGATCCCAAGCTGCGCCAGCTGGCCAAACTGCTGGAGATGCCACTGGCCGACCTGCGCAAGCGCCTCGCGGTGGAGGACAAGACCTTTGTGTGGATCAAGCGCCAGGTCGACGAGCCCGTGGCCAAGGAAATCGCCGCGCTGGGCATCAAGGGCTTTCACCAGCGCCGCGAGTACAAGCGCCAGTACCCCGAGGGTGAAGCGGCCGCGCATGTGGTCGGTTTCACCAACGTGGAAGACCGTGGGCAGGAGGGCGTGGAACTGGCCTTCAACCAGCAGCTCTCGGGCAAGAACGGATCGCGCCGCGTCATCAAGGACCGGCTGGGCCGCGTGGTGGAAGACGTGCGCGATGTGGTGCCGCCGGTGGACGGTCCCGATCTGCAGCTCTCCATCGACAGCAAGGTGCAGTACTTCGCCTACCAGAAGCTCAAGGAAGCGGTGCAGACCCACAAGGCGCGCGCCGGCAGCGTGGTGGTGCTCGACACCCAGACCGGCGAAGTGCTGGCCCTGGCCAACTACCCGAGCTACAACCCCAACCGCCGTGTGAACCTCAGCGGCGAGCAGCTGCGCAACCGTGTGCTCACCGACAGTTTCGAGCCCGGCTCGACCATGAAACCCTTCATCACCGCGCTGGCGCTGGACAAGGGCATGGTCACGCCCAACACGCCGATCAACACCGCGCCGGGCCGCATCACCATCGGCGGCTCCACCATCAGCGACTCGCACCCGAACGAGGTGCTCACGGTCGCGCAGGTGATCCAGAAGTCGAGCAACGTGGGCACGGTCAAGCTCGCCATGCAGATGAGCCCGCGCGAGATGTGGGAAACCTACGCACAGGCTGGTTTCGGCCAAAAACCGCAGGTGCCGTTTCCCGGCGCCGTGACCGGTCGCCTGCGCCCCTACAAGACCTGGCGCCCGATCGAACAGGCCACCATGAGCTACGGCTACGGCCTTTCGGCTTCGCTGTTCCAGCTCGCACAGGCCTACACCGTGTTTGCACGGGACGGCGAGCTGATCCCGGTGACGCTGCAGAAATCGGACGAGCCGGTCAGCGGCGTGCGCGTGTTCAGCGAGAAGAACGCGGTCGCGGTGCGCACCATGCTGCAAATGGCCGCAGGTCCTGGCGGCACCGGTTCGCGCGCACAGACCATGGGCTACTCGGTCGGCGGCAAGTCGGGCACCGCGCGCAAGCAGGAAGGCAAGGGCTACGCCGACAAGAAGTACCGCAGCTTTTTCGTGGGCCTGGCGCCGGTGGAGTCGCCGCGCATCGTGGTCGCCGTGATGGTGGATGAGCCTGGCAACGGCGCCTACTACGGCGGCCTGGTGGCCGCGCCCGTGTTCAGCGAAACCGTGCAGCAGACCCTGCGCATCCTCGGCGTGCAGCCCGACATGAGCGTGAAGCCGCAGATCGTCACCGACGTGGTCGAGGAGTCGTTCTGA
- the rsmH gene encoding 16S rRNA (cytosine(1402)-N(4))-methyltransferase RsmH: protein MVQGTWIHQTVLLNEAVQALAINPDGHYVDATFGRGGHSRLILEQLSRQGRLTVFDKDPQAVEAAQALAANDARIAIRHEGFAHLGELGAASVDGVLMDLGVSSPQIDDPERGFSFRNDGPLDMRMDTTRGQSVAQWLETAEVSTLSEVIRDYGEERFAQPIAKAIDRRRQERGPFRTTRELAEVVAGAVKTREPGKDPATRTFQAFRIFINAELEELQQALEASLHVLRPTGHLVVISFHSLEDRMVKQFMARHSRAVVDRRVPFAEPAPMALRGLKRVMPSDDEVKGNPRSRSAVMRVAERTEAAP, encoded by the coding sequence ATGGTGCAAGGCACATGGATTCATCAAACCGTCCTGTTGAACGAAGCCGTGCAAGCACTGGCGATCAACCCGGACGGTCATTACGTCGACGCCACGTTCGGGCGCGGCGGTCATTCGCGCCTCATCCTCGAGCAGCTGTCCCGTCAAGGGCGGCTGACCGTCTTCGACAAAGATCCGCAGGCGGTGGAAGCCGCTCAGGCGTTGGCCGCCAACGATGCACGCATCGCCATCCGCCACGAGGGCTTTGCCCACCTGGGCGAACTGGGGGCGGCCAGTGTGGACGGGGTTCTCATGGACCTCGGCGTGAGTTCGCCGCAGATCGACGACCCCGAGAGGGGTTTTTCTTTTCGCAACGATGGCCCCCTGGACATGCGCATGGACACCACGCGCGGCCAGAGCGTTGCTCAGTGGCTGGAAACGGCCGAAGTTTCAACCCTGTCGGAGGTCATCCGTGACTATGGCGAAGAACGGTTTGCTCAACCGATTGCAAAGGCGATTGATCGTCGCCGACAGGAACGGGGCCCTTTTCGAACCACCCGTGAGTTGGCCGAAGTCGTGGCTGGCGCGGTCAAAACCCGCGAGCCGGGCAAGGACCCTGCAACGCGCACATTTCAGGCTTTTCGGATTTTCATCAACGCCGAGCTTGAAGAGCTGCAACAAGCGCTAGAAGCCAGCCTGCACGTCTTGCGCCCCACAGGACACCTGGTGGTGATCAGCTTCCACTCGCTCGAAGACCGCATGGTCAAGCAGTTCATGGCCCGCCATTCGCGCGCCGTGGTGGACCGCCGCGTGCCGTTTGCCGAGCCTGCACCCATGGCGTTGCGGGGCTTGAAGCGCGTGATGCCATCGGACGACGAGGTCAAGGGCAATCCGCGTTCGCGCAGCGCGGTGATGCGCGTGGCTGAGAGAACCGAGGCTGCGCCGTGA
- the mraZ gene encoding division/cell wall cluster transcriptional repressor MraZ, with translation MFQGASSLSLDAKGRLSVPTRHRDALSAAASQLTITKHPHGCLMIFPRSAWEQFRDRIASLPMQAQWWKRIFLGNAMDVEMDGTGRVLVSPELRAGAGITKDVVLLGMGAYFELWDAQVYAAQEAEAMKADMPDVFKDFSF, from the coding sequence GTGTTTCAGGGTGCTTCTTCTCTCAGTCTCGACGCCAAGGGTCGGCTCTCGGTGCCAACCCGGCACCGCGACGCCCTGAGCGCGGCTGCGAGCCAGCTCACCATCACCAAACACCCCCACGGCTGCCTGATGATTTTCCCCCGCAGCGCGTGGGAGCAGTTCCGCGATCGCATCGCCTCGCTGCCCATGCAGGCGCAGTGGTGGAAGCGCATTTTTCTGGGCAATGCCATGGACGTGGAGATGGACGGCACCGGCCGCGTGCTGGTTTCGCCCGAGTTGCGCGCTGGCGCCGGCATCACCAAAGACGTGGTGCTGCTCGGCATGGGCGCCTATTTCGAACTGTGGGACGCGCAGGTGTACGCTGCCCAGGAAGCCGAAGCGATGAAGGCCGACATGCCCGATGTCTTCAAGGACTTCTCTTTCTAA
- the hslU gene encoding ATP-dependent protease ATPase subunit HslU: MSSMTPQEIVSELDRFIIGQKGAKRAVAIALRNRWRRQQVDDKLRPEITPKNILMIGPTGVGKTEIARRLARLADAPFIKVEATKFTEVGYVGKDVDSIIRDLAEIAIKQTREVEMRKQRVRAEDAAEDRILDILIPPARSAEPTTNVVPLPESTARQNFRKKLREGDLNEREIEIDLLEARPAMEIMGPAGMEEMAEQLRGMFSQIGAGKRQTRKLKIGEAMKLLIDEEAGKLVNEDDIKTRALHNAEQNGIVFIDEIDKVTSRSDSGSAEVSRQGVQRDLLPLVEGTTVTTKYGVIKTDHILFIASGAFHLAKPSDLIPELQGRFPIRVELQSLSVDDFEAILTQTHASLVRQYQALLATEGVTLEFSPEGIRQLAQIACDVNERTENIGARRLATVMEHLLDEVSFDATKLQGQTITIDADYVNGRLAALSRNEDLSRYIL; the protein is encoded by the coding sequence ATGTCATCCATGACGCCGCAAGAGATCGTTTCCGAACTCGACCGTTTCATCATCGGACAGAAGGGCGCCAAACGCGCCGTGGCCATTGCGTTGCGCAACCGCTGGCGGCGCCAGCAGGTCGACGACAAGCTGCGGCCCGAGATCACGCCCAAGAACATCCTCATGATCGGCCCCACCGGGGTGGGAAAGACCGAGATCGCGCGCCGCCTGGCACGGTTGGCGGACGCGCCCTTCATCAAGGTCGAGGCCACCAAGTTCACCGAAGTGGGTTACGTGGGCAAGGATGTGGACAGCATCATCCGCGACCTGGCCGAGATCGCGATCAAACAAACGCGCGAAGTGGAGATGCGCAAACAACGCGTGCGCGCCGAAGATGCGGCCGAAGACCGCATCCTGGACATCCTCATTCCACCGGCCCGCAGCGCGGAACCAACGACCAACGTGGTGCCGCTGCCCGAGAGCACCGCGCGGCAGAACTTCCGCAAGAAGCTGCGCGAAGGCGACCTGAACGAGCGCGAGATCGAGATCGACCTGCTGGAAGCGCGCCCTGCCATGGAGATCATGGGCCCGGCCGGCATGGAAGAGATGGCCGAGCAACTGCGCGGCATGTTCAGCCAGATTGGCGCCGGCAAGCGGCAGACCCGCAAGCTCAAGATCGGTGAAGCCATGAAACTGCTGATCGACGAAGAGGCGGGCAAACTGGTCAATGAAGACGACATCAAGACCCGCGCCCTGCACAACGCAGAGCAGAACGGCATCGTCTTCATCGACGAGATCGACAAGGTGACCTCGCGCAGCGATTCCGGCAGCGCCGAGGTCTCGCGCCAGGGCGTGCAGCGCGACCTGTTGCCGCTGGTGGAAGGCACGACCGTGACCACCAAGTACGGTGTGATCAAGACCGACCACATCCTCTTCATCGCCAGCGGCGCCTTCCACCTGGCCAAGCCGAGCGATCTCATCCCCGAGCTGCAGGGTCGCTTTCCGATCCGGGTGGAGTTGCAGTCGCTCTCGGTCGATGACTTCGAGGCCATCCTCACCCAGACCCACGCCTCGCTGGTGCGCCAATACCAGGCACTGCTGGCCACCGAAGGTGTGACGCTCGAGTTTTCGCCCGAAGGTATTCGCCAGCTCGCGCAGATCGCCTGTGACGTGAACGAGCGCACCGAAAACATCGGCGCGCGCCGCCTGGCCACGGTGATGGAGCATCTGCTCGACGAGGTGAGCTTTGACGCCACCAAGTTGCAGGGCCAGACCATCACCATCGATGCGGACTATGTGAACGGGCGCCTGGCCGCGCTCAGCCGCAACGAAGACCTCTCGCGCTACATCCTTTGA
- a CDS encoding CobW family GTP-binding protein — translation MSLIPATILTGFLGSGKTTLLKRVLTEAHGQKIAVIENEFGEENIDNEILVADTTENIIQMSNGCICCSIRDDLRATLRDLAEKKRKGELDFDRVVIETTGLADPGPVAQTFFMDDEVAEQYLLDSILTLVDAKHAAQQLNDRQEARRQVGFADQIFISKADLVSAEDLDALTHRLKHMNPRAPMRATHFGEVSLKEVFDLRGFNLNAKLDIDPDFLKVDDHDHADHDHEHGEHCDHPSHKQEHGHDHGHDHGHQGQGHHHHHDDDVKSFVYRATRAFNPAKLEDFLGAIVQVYGPRMLRYKGVLDMDGTDRKVIFQGVHQLMGSDLGPPWAEGEQRMSKMVFIGIDLPRDILVQGLDQSLV, via the coding sequence ATGTCACTCATCCCCGCCACCATCCTCACCGGTTTCCTGGGCTCGGGAAAAACCACACTGCTCAAACGCGTGCTCACCGAGGCGCACGGCCAGAAGATCGCGGTGATCGAGAACGAATTCGGTGAAGAGAACATCGACAACGAGATCCTGGTGGCCGACACCACCGAGAACATCATCCAGATGAGCAACGGCTGCATCTGCTGCAGCATCCGCGACGACCTACGCGCCACGCTGCGCGATCTGGCCGAAAAGAAGCGCAAGGGTGAACTCGATTTCGACCGCGTGGTGATCGAAACCACCGGCCTGGCCGATCCCGGCCCGGTCGCACAGACGTTTTTCATGGACGACGAGGTGGCCGAGCAGTACCTGCTGGACTCCATCCTCACGCTGGTGGACGCCAAACACGCCGCGCAGCAGCTCAACGACCGTCAGGAAGCGCGCCGCCAGGTGGGCTTTGCCGACCAGATCTTCATCAGCAAGGCCGACCTGGTGAGCGCCGAGGACCTGGACGCGCTGACCCACCGCCTCAAGCACATGAACCCGCGCGCGCCCATGCGGGCCACGCATTTCGGTGAGGTGTCGCTCAAGGAGGTGTTCGACCTTCGCGGCTTCAACCTGAACGCCAAGCTCGACATCGACCCGGACTTCCTCAAGGTCGACGATCACGACCATGCCGACCACGATCACGAACATGGTGAGCACTGCGACCACCCGTCGCACAAGCAGGAGCATGGTCACGACCACGGGCATGACCATGGCCATCAAGGGCAGGGCCACCACCATCACCACGACGATGACGTGAAAAGCTTCGTTTACCGCGCCACCCGGGCGTTCAACCCGGCCAAGCTGGAAGACTTCCTGGGTGCCATCGTGCAGGTGTATGGCCCGCGCATGCTGCGCTACAAGGGCGTGCTCGACATGGACGGCACCGACCGCAAGGTGATCTTCCAGGGCGTTCACCAGCTCATGGGCAGCGATCTGGGCCCACCGTGGGCCGAAGGCGAGCAGCGCATGAGCAAGATGGTGTTCATCGGCATCGACCTGCCGCGCGACATCCTGGTGCAGGGCCTGGACCAGAGTCTGGTCTGA
- the ftsL gene encoding cell division protein FtsL, whose translation MIRLNLVLLLAVIASAFYLVHTQYESRRLYAALDRSQAQTRKLDAEHEQLQVQKRAQATPARVQQLATRQLQMRPVTPGVTQYVTVFEPSVPAEAAAK comes from the coding sequence GTGATCAGACTCAATCTTGTGTTGCTGCTCGCCGTGATCGCCAGCGCCTTCTACCTGGTGCACACGCAGTACGAGTCGCGTCGTCTCTATGCCGCGCTCGACCGCTCGCAGGCGCAGACACGCAAGCTCGATGCCGAACACGAGCAGCTGCAGGTGCAAAAACGCGCGCAGGCCACACCCGCGCGTGTGCAGCAGCTGGCCACGCGCCAGTTGCAGATGCGCCCGGTCACGCCGGGTGTGACGCAGTACGTGACGGTGTTCGAGCCTTCGGTGCCTGCGGAGGCCGCCGCCAAATGA